Proteins co-encoded in one Bacillus sp. FSL H8-0547 genomic window:
- a CDS encoding alpha/beta hydrolase — MKHLFEKGKNRNRTLLLLHGTGGDENDLIPLAKHIDSEANILSVRGNVLENGMPRFFKRLAEGVFDEEDLIFRTNELNAFLSEAAETYSFDRSEVTAIGYSNGANIAGSLLFHFERPLKAAILHHPMVPRRGVAIPELSDMPIFIGAGMNDPICRPEETEELSDLLKGAGGNVLVHWENHGHQLTSSEVEAAAAWYREKII; from the coding sequence ATGAAACACCTTTTTGAAAAAGGAAAGAACCGAAACAGAACTCTTCTGCTGCTTCACGGCACTGGCGGAGATGAAAATGATCTTATACCGCTCGCCAAACATATTGATTCTGAAGCAAATATTCTTAGTGTAAGGGGAAACGTGCTCGAGAATGGCATGCCGAGGTTTTTTAAAAGACTCGCTGAAGGTGTATTTGATGAAGAAGATTTGATTTTCAGAACGAATGAACTGAATGCCTTTTTATCTGAAGCAGCAGAAACATATTCATTTGACCGTTCAGAAGTAACAGCAATCGGGTATTCGAATGGGGCAAATATAGCAGGGAGCCTGTTATTCCACTTTGAACGGCCGTTAAAAGCAGCGATCCTTCATCATCCGATGGTGCCAAGACGTGGCGTAGCCATTCCTGAACTGAGTGATATGCCAATTTTTATCGGGGCAGGCATGAACGATCCAATCTGCCGTCCGGAAGAAACAGAGGAGCTCTCGGATCTATTGAAAGGTGCAGGGGGAAATGTCTTGGTGCACTGGGAAAACCACGGCCATCAGCTGACATCCTCTGAGGTGGAAGCAGCGGCTGCATGGTACAGGGAAAAAATCATATAA
- a CDS encoding 3-hydroxybutyrate dehydrogenase codes for MLKDKVVFITGAAQGIGYEVGERFAENGAKVVLTDVNEEGVKKAAEQLAQKGYETLGLKCDVTNEDEIKKAIDDTVAHFGAFHILINNAGLQYVSPIEEFPTEKFELLIKIMLTAPFLATKHVFPHMKKQKYGRIINMASINGVIGFAGKAAYNSAKHGVIGLTKVSALEGAADGITVNALCPGYVDTPLVRNQLQDLAKTRNVELEKVLEEVIYPLVPQKRLLSVDEIADYAVFLASDKAKGVTGQAVLLDGGYTAQ; via the coding sequence ATGTTAAAGGATAAAGTTGTATTTATTACAGGAGCTGCACAGGGAATCGGCTATGAGGTTGGCGAGCGGTTTGCTGAAAACGGAGCAAAAGTTGTTTTAACAGATGTAAATGAAGAAGGGGTAAAAAAAGCAGCCGAACAGCTTGCCCAAAAAGGCTATGAAACACTCGGCCTGAAATGTGATGTGACAAACGAAGACGAAATCAAAAAGGCCATTGATGACACCGTTGCCCATTTTGGCGCATTTCACATCCTTATTAATAATGCAGGTCTTCAATATGTATCACCAATTGAGGAATTCCCTACAGAAAAATTTGAGCTGTTGATCAAAATTATGCTGACGGCACCGTTTCTTGCTACAAAGCATGTTTTTCCGCATATGAAAAAACAAAAATACGGACGCATCATTAACATGGCATCCATTAACGGAGTCATCGGATTTGCCGGAAAAGCTGCCTACAACTCAGCCAAACACGGAGTCATCGGACTTACAAAGGTTTCAGCGCTTGAAGGAGCTGCAGATGGCATTACCGTCAATGCCCTTTGCCCAGGATATGTTGACACTCCTCTCGTACGCAACCAGCTTCAGGATCTTGCCAAAACGAGAAACGTGGAACTGGAAAAGGTGCTGGAAGAAGTCATCTACCCTCTCGTTCCTCAAAAACGTCTGCTTTCAGTTGATGAAATTGCTGATTATGCCGTTTTTCTGGCAAGTGATAAAGCGAAAGGCGTGACCGGACAGGCCGTGCTTCTTGATGGCGGTTATACGGCTCAGTAA
- a CDS encoding sulfite exporter TauE/SafE family protein produces the protein MILIFILYAGLGLLIGVLSGFFGVGGGFILTPVLLLLSVDPITAITISLMYTIGTSVSGVFAHLKMKNVKWKEAALIGASGAAATQAANPFVFFLSDHQLDETVIPLAYVLLLGYFSWSLLLRKDKKASSGRKKGMKLLILVFTGATGGFVSTLLGVGGGFILVPLLISLSGFKPREAVGTSLMSVLFIVTAGFITYFAKSPINLSVGAMLIAGGLAGAQAGAYLTSRFEQAEIRTLLGSLYIITAMSTGLKLAGLEYVGMIVLIVFIGGLYVKMGLKIGKQLKEIRSR, from the coding sequence GTGATTCTTATTTTTATCTTATACGCAGGACTCGGTTTACTGATTGGTGTTTTGTCTGGGTTCTTCGGCGTTGGAGGCGGATTTATCCTTACTCCGGTACTCCTGCTGCTCTCAGTTGATCCGATTACTGCCATCACCATAAGTTTGATGTATACAATCGGAACATCGGTTTCCGGTGTATTCGCACATTTGAAAATGAAAAATGTCAAATGGAAGGAGGCAGCCCTGATTGGCGCGAGCGGAGCGGCAGCTACACAGGCTGCCAATCCATTTGTTTTCTTTTTAAGTGATCATCAGTTGGATGAAACAGTGATTCCGCTTGCTTATGTTCTTCTCCTTGGTTATTTTTCTTGGAGTCTGCTTCTCAGGAAGGATAAGAAAGCATCATCAGGCAGAAAAAAGGGCATGAAATTGCTGATTCTGGTGTTTACAGGCGCGACCGGAGGTTTTGTTTCAACTCTTCTAGGGGTTGGAGGGGGCTTTATACTTGTGCCGCTTTTGATTTCCCTGTCCGGATTTAAACCGAGGGAAGCAGTGGGGACAAGTCTTATGAGTGTTCTTTTCATTGTTACGGCCGGTTTTATTACATATTTCGCAAAATCACCGATTAACCTGTCAGTTGGTGCCATGCTGATAGCAGGGGGACTTGCAGGTGCGCAGGCTGGAGCATACTTGACATCGAGGTTTGAACAGGCGGAGATCAGGACACTTCTTGGAAGTTTGTACATCATTACCGCGATGAGCACCGGCTTGAAGCTTGCTGGCCTTGAATATGTGGGGATGATTGTTCTTATCGTTTTTATAGGAGGACTCTATGTGAAAATGGGTCTTAAAATTGGAAAGCAGCTTAAGGAAATCCGTTCAAGGTGA
- a CDS encoding M15 family metallopeptidase yields MKLSATKKTMAAVLPLTLMLSACSGLDFSKSLNPFKEGQAKTQEHQEKIEPEKEVKEEILTLEEPFFNQIKEVNGKQTIANPENRMVLVNKEFSLPADYEPADLVSPNVPFSFGDAEVPQRYIRKEAAAALERLFAQAASEGVELFAVSGYRSYERQTGILNVEKERKGDTTALETVALPGQSEHQTGLAMDITSKSADMDITEKFGDTPEGKWVQANAHKFGFIIRYQKGKEEITKFSYEPWHLRYVGVKEATEIVENQLTLEEYFKKVKKI; encoded by the coding sequence ATGAAATTGAGTGCAACTAAAAAAACAATGGCTGCTGTTTTGCCGCTGACACTGATGCTTTCAGCATGTTCCGGCTTGGATTTTTCCAAAAGCCTGAACCCTTTTAAAGAAGGACAGGCAAAGACACAGGAGCATCAAGAAAAAATAGAGCCGGAAAAAGAAGTTAAAGAAGAAATTCTGACATTAGAAGAGCCGTTTTTCAATCAAATTAAAGAGGTTAATGGAAAGCAAACGATTGCGAACCCAGAGAACAGGATGGTACTCGTAAATAAAGAGTTCTCCCTGCCGGCTGACTACGAGCCTGCTGATCTGGTCTCCCCGAATGTTCCATTTTCTTTTGGCGATGCAGAGGTTCCGCAGCGCTATATTCGAAAAGAAGCAGCTGCAGCCCTTGAACGATTGTTCGCACAGGCAGCTTCAGAGGGAGTAGAATTATTTGCAGTCTCCGGTTACCGGTCATATGAACGCCAGACCGGCATCTTAAATGTAGAAAAGGAACGAAAAGGAGACACAACAGCACTTGAGACGGTTGCGCTTCCGGGCCAAAGCGAACATCAAACAGGACTTGCGATGGATATTACAAGCAAAAGCGCCGATATGGATATTACGGAAAAATTCGGAGATACTCCCGAAGGAAAATGGGTACAGGCGAACGCGCATAAATTCGGATTTATCATCCGCTATCAAAAAGGCAAAGAAGAGATCACAAAGTTCTCATATGAACCTTGGCACCTGCGTTATGTAGGGGTAAAAGAAGCGACAGAAATAGTTGAAAACCAGCTGACTCTTGAAGAATACTTTAAAAAAGTGAAGAAAATCTGA
- a CDS encoding mismatch-specific DNA-glycosylase — protein MSGSELDRIRHGLDLLFIGFNPSLYSAEVMHHYAGKNNRFYRILYEAGITDRLFSPFEDKDLLDQGIGFTNIVHRPTKTAAEITPGEYRAGRVQLLNKLQTYQPKLACFVGKGVYLAYSGKKKAAWGLQPDPLAMGVLEFAAPSSSGLVRMKISEIVEIYNEIPIIMKKKQAIS, from the coding sequence ATGAGCGGGTCTGAGCTCGACCGAATCAGACACGGACTGGATCTTTTGTTCATTGGCTTCAATCCAAGCCTGTATTCAGCAGAGGTCATGCATCATTATGCGGGCAAAAACAACCGTTTCTACCGGATTCTATATGAGGCGGGAATTACAGACAGACTGTTTTCCCCTTTTGAAGACAAGGATCTGCTTGACCAGGGAATCGGTTTCACAAACATTGTTCACCGTCCGACTAAAACGGCTGCTGAAATTACTCCAGGCGAATACAGAGCAGGCAGAGTGCAGCTGCTTAATAAGCTCCAAACCTATCAGCCCAAGCTTGCCTGTTTTGTTGGAAAAGGAGTTTACCTCGCATACAGCGGCAAGAAAAAAGCCGCTTGGGGTCTCCAGCCCGATCCGCTTGCCATGGGTGTACTTGAATTTGCGGCACCATCTTCCAGCGGACTTGTCAGGATGAAAATCAGCGAAATTGTTGAAATATACAATGAAATCCCAATCATTATGAAGAAAAAGCAGGCCATCTCTTAA
- a CDS encoding class I SAM-dependent methyltransferase, which yields MYENPFFRHAFSHQKQSHHILIRKEWLKMPTYLDLLAQLGVGGAHPGGFLLTKEIIELEIIPESAAVLDAGCGTGQTMQFLKSMIKDVKGLDPDPVMLQKAAKRLNDSSCLIKGSLEELPFKSRKFDYVFCESVLSFTDAETSIKEAYRALKEEGILLAIEIVKSESAEKLMAEEIEAFYGFKSLLTENEWINLFKNTGFTSITVKSQEDFLIEENEPTTEFDMSENIPETYFDMLAKHESLREIFHRAVQFRIFRCVK from the coding sequence ATATATGAAAATCCATTCTTTCGGCATGCCTTCTCACACCAAAAGCAAAGCCATCATATCCTAATCAGAAAGGAGTGGTTGAAGATGCCGACTTATCTGGATCTGCTGGCACAGCTCGGCGTTGGCGGCGCCCACCCAGGGGGTTTTTTGCTGACAAAGGAAATCATTGAACTTGAGATAATTCCCGAATCAGCAGCTGTTCTTGATGCCGGATGCGGAACGGGGCAGACCATGCAGTTTTTAAAGTCCATGATTAAGGATGTTAAAGGACTTGATCCTGATCCTGTCATGCTTCAAAAAGCAGCAAAAAGGTTAAACGATTCTTCCTGCCTCATCAAAGGATCGCTCGAGGAGCTGCCTTTTAAGAGCCGCAAATTTGATTACGTTTTTTGCGAATCGGTTTTAAGCTTTACTGATGCAGAAACTTCCATCAAGGAAGCATACAGGGCTTTAAAAGAAGAAGGCATTCTTCTTGCCATTGAAATTGTAAAATCGGAAAGTGCCGAGAAGCTGATGGCAGAAGAAATTGAAGCGTTTTATGGATTCAAATCGCTGTTAACTGAAAATGAGTGGATCAATCTTTTTAAAAACACAGGATTCACAAGCATAACCGTAAAATCTCAAGAAGACTTTTTAATAGAAGAGAATGAACCAACAACCGAATTTGATATGTCGGAGAATATTCCAGAAACCTACTTTGATATGCTTGCAAAGCATGAAAGTCTCAGGGAAATCTTTCACCGCGCCGTCCAATTTCGCATTTTCAGGTGCGTAAAATAA
- a CDS encoding GntP family permease: MINIIIGLVLLMALAYLGWSIIWIAPLIALVVAGLEGVDLLPAYTETYMKGFVDFTFKWFPIFLLGAIFGKLMEETGMAQSVAFKITQFIGKKRAVLGVLVGAAVLTYGGVSLFVVVFAIYPLAIALFRSADVSRNLIPATIVLGAFTFTMTALPGTPQIQNIIPTDYFGTTPTAGPIMGIVSGLIMAAGGYFYLAWRGKKLQNKGEKFTEPNGGDKVKDIDPSQLPNAYLSIIPLIVVVVVLNVFKLDILLALVIGILSIMLLSITKFKMFIKSINGGAAGSVMAIVNTSAAVGFGAVVTAVPSFEQLTDLILGVKGNPLISEAIAVQLLASITGSASGGMGIALEALGSQYMELAKSTGISPEAFHRVAAVASGASILPHNGALLTLLAVTGLKHKQTYLDVAVVGLIIPIIAVIAAIALASMGLY, from the coding sequence ATGATAAACATCATCATCGGATTGGTTTTGCTGATGGCGCTTGCCTATCTTGGCTGGTCCATCATCTGGATTGCGCCGCTTATTGCTTTAGTTGTAGCCGGCCTTGAAGGAGTTGACCTGCTTCCTGCCTATACGGAAACGTATATGAAAGGGTTTGTCGATTTTACCTTTAAATGGTTTCCTATTTTCCTGCTTGGGGCTATATTCGGAAAACTGATGGAAGAAACCGGCATGGCGCAGTCTGTCGCCTTTAAAATCACGCAGTTCATCGGAAAGAAACGAGCTGTGTTAGGCGTTTTAGTCGGAGCAGCCGTTCTTACATACGGCGGTGTCAGTCTGTTTGTCGTCGTTTTTGCCATCTACCCGCTTGCAATCGCCCTTTTCCGTTCTGCAGATGTGTCCAGAAACCTGATACCTGCAACGATTGTGTTAGGTGCATTTACCTTTACGATGACTGCCCTGCCGGGAACACCGCAGATTCAAAATATCATTCCAACCGATTATTTCGGCACAACTCCGACCGCAGGTCCGATTATGGGGATTGTTTCCGGTCTCATCATGGCTGCGGGAGGCTATTTCTATTTAGCCTGGCGAGGCAAAAAGCTCCAAAACAAAGGTGAGAAATTTACAGAGCCCAATGGCGGCGACAAAGTAAAGGACATTGATCCGTCACAGCTTCCAAACGCCTATCTTTCGATTATCCCCCTGATTGTTGTTGTAGTCGTTCTGAATGTGTTTAAATTGGATATTCTGCTTGCACTTGTCATTGGGATTTTATCCATCATGCTTCTTTCCATTACTAAATTTAAGATGTTTATCAAATCAATTAACGGCGGAGCTGCAGGTTCTGTGATGGCCATTGTCAACACAAGCGCTGCAGTTGGTTTCGGAGCAGTAGTGACAGCTGTACCGAGCTTTGAACAGCTTACTGATCTAATTCTTGGAGTGAAAGGGAATCCGCTTATTTCAGAGGCAATTGCCGTTCAGCTTTTGGCCAGTATAACCGGTTCAGCCTCCGGAGGAATGGGAATTGCTCTTGAGGCTCTGGGAAGTCAATATATGGAGCTTGCCAAAAGCACAGGTATTTCCCCTGAAGCTTTTCACAGGGTTGCAGCAGTTGCTTCCGGCGCCTCAATCCTTCCGCATAATGGAGCTCTGCTTACACTCCTTGCGGTTACAGGACTCAAACACAAACAAACCTACCTGGATGTTGCCGTAGTAGGACTAATCATTCCGATCATAGCTGTCATTGCAGCAATTGCACTTGCATCCATGGGATTATATTAA
- a CDS encoding class I SAM-dependent methyltransferase, with product MITAHRPFTEEDLGKTALTESFKIDLRTYTDEEKDAFFTSNVVSDWSQLSWKETGKPYEVKTVSKDRKEWEKENGLSMPVHTSWEYFNKSFHEWFIKDVPGEMEELSRELRMHFSAFRPAEVREVLGRSFKLRLWNYIHRMEDGIWDPRGKRALFEGLDVSKPKILFLGAAEGYEGMQLAAMYPGAEVVMVDYDAYCRDSRFAEFPEHYPFLGQNPQTGSHRVYYKNDFTITYLVDDIRNLTFGKEFDIVISVGMIEHFPDEQKPEAIDWHRKFLKDGGYAILTTPRAQAKSKLYYQIMADVMNHTYRELMTIQQMGLYIYESGFDILRHGFIKVHNGIIARPR from the coding sequence ATGATCACCGCACATCGGCCGTTTACAGAAGAGGATCTGGGTAAAACAGCTTTAACAGAAAGCTTTAAAATTGACTTGCGCACATATACAGATGAAGAGAAAGATGCGTTCTTTACGTCAAATGTCGTAAGTGACTGGTCGCAGCTCTCCTGGAAAGAGACAGGAAAACCGTATGAAGTTAAAACCGTATCAAAGGACCGGAAGGAATGGGAAAAAGAAAACGGGTTGTCCATGCCGGTGCACACATCTTGGGAATATTTCAATAAATCATTTCACGAGTGGTTCATAAAAGATGTGCCGGGAGAAATGGAGGAGCTCAGCCGGGAATTAAGGATGCATTTTTCTGCTTTTCGTCCTGCAGAGGTCAGGGAAGTACTCGGCCGGTCATTTAAACTAAGGCTCTGGAATTACATCCACAGGATGGAGGACGGCATTTGGGATCCTCGGGGAAAACGCGCATTGTTTGAAGGGCTGGATGTAAGCAAACCAAAAATACTGTTTCTCGGCGCGGCAGAAGGGTATGAGGGTATGCAGCTTGCAGCCATGTATCCTGGTGCAGAAGTGGTTATGGTGGATTATGATGCGTACTGCAGGGACAGCAGGTTTGCCGAATTTCCGGAGCATTATCCTTTTTTAGGTCAAAACCCTCAGACGGGCAGCCACAGAGTCTATTACAAAAATGACTTTACCATCACCTATTTGGTCGATGACATTCGCAATCTTACTTTCGGAAAAGAATTCGATATTGTGATCAGCGTTGGAATGATTGAGCATTTCCCCGATGAGCAAAAGCCAGAAGCCATCGACTGGCACAGGAAGTTTTTAAAGGACGGCGGTTATGCCATTCTGACAACGCCAAGGGCACAGGCTAAATCAAAACTGTACTATCAGATTATGGCGGATGTCATGAATCATACGTACAGAGAATTAATGACGATTCAGCAAATGGGACTGTATATTTATGAAAGCGGTTTCGATATCCTGCGCCACGGCTTTATTAAAGTTCATAATGGTATAATCGCACGGCCAAGGTGA
- the deoD gene encoding purine-nucleoside phosphorylase has product MSVHIGAKPNEIAESILLPGDPLRAKYIAETFLEDAVCYNEVRGMLGYTGTYKGERISVQGTGMGVPSIAIYVNELIQSYNVQKLIRVGTCGAIQQDVKVRDVILAMSASTDSQMNRLTFGGVDYAPTADFDLLRFAYEAGNEKGLKLKVGNVFTADMFYNDNSELEKWAKYGVLAIEMESAALYTLAAKFGRQALSVLTVSDHILTGEETTSEERQTTFNEMMEIALEAAIKK; this is encoded by the coding sequence ATGAGTGTTCATATAGGAGCAAAACCAAATGAGATTGCGGAATCCATTCTGCTGCCTGGAGATCCGCTGCGCGCAAAATATATTGCGGAAACGTTTTTAGAAGATGCTGTCTGCTACAATGAAGTGCGCGGTATGTTAGGATACACAGGAACTTACAAAGGCGAAAGAATTTCCGTCCAGGGTACTGGCATGGGCGTGCCATCCATCGCGATTTATGTAAACGAACTGATTCAAAGCTATAACGTGCAAAAGCTGATCCGCGTTGGAACTTGCGGTGCGATTCAGCAGGATGTAAAGGTCCGTGACGTTATTCTTGCGATGAGCGCATCAACAGATTCGCAAATGAACAGATTGACATTTGGCGGAGTTGATTATGCTCCGACGGCTGACTTTGACCTTCTGCGCTTTGCTTATGAAGCAGGAAATGAAAAAGGCTTGAAATTGAAAGTAGGCAACGTGTTCACCGCCGATATGTTCTACAACGACAATTCAGAGCTTGAGAAATGGGCGAAATACGGCGTACTGGCCATCGAAATGGAATCCGCCGCCCTTTACACACTTGCTGCTAAATTTGGCCGCCAGGCTCTTTCTGTTCTGACAGTAAGCGATCACATTCTTACAGGGGAAGAAACGACATCTGAAGAGCGCCAAACAACATTCAATGAAATGATGGAAATTGCGCTTGAAGCAGCGATCAAAAAATAA
- a CDS encoding phosphatase PAP2 family protein translates to MKKIAAFFLLFLLLACIYRIDGVQHAENFVVQKAETWRSEPATAVFLAVSDAGSIKAEYPVLLFATFLLLLNKNVLAPVFLWIAFYSARYLNIGLKDLFERERPSFHAVIDAAHYSFPSGHAMNSTVFYGFICYLLLANTSAASRTKKKRFWAAVFFIGFIGLSRVYLGVHYAIDVAAGFSAGIVVLLILIRLYEWIKMLIDKTSAA, encoded by the coding sequence GTGAAAAAGATAGCCGCCTTTTTTCTCCTGTTTCTTTTACTTGCATGTATTTACAGGATAGATGGTGTTCAGCATGCTGAAAACTTCGTCGTGCAAAAAGCTGAAACATGGCGGTCAGAACCGGCAACTGCTGTATTTCTGGCAGTCAGCGATGCCGGTTCCATAAAAGCCGAATACCCTGTGCTTTTATTTGCAACCTTTCTTCTTCTGCTGAATAAAAACGTTCTAGCTCCTGTCTTTTTATGGATTGCGTTTTATTCTGCACGCTATCTCAACATCGGGCTTAAAGATCTGTTTGAAAGGGAAAGACCATCCTTTCATGCGGTCATTGATGCAGCACATTACAGTTTTCCAAGCGGCCATGCAATGAATTCCACCGTTTTCTATGGATTTATTTGCTACCTTTTGCTGGCAAACACATCAGCAGCGAGCCGTACAAAAAAGAAAAGGTTTTGGGCGGCTGTTTTTTTTATAGGATTCATTGGGTTAAGCAGAGTGTATTTAGGCGTTCATTATGCCATTGATGTAGCAGCAGGATTTTCTGCAGGCATTGTGGTGCTCTTAATACTGATCAGGCTGTATGAATGGATTAAAATGTTAATCGACAAAACTAGTGCAGCTTAG
- the wrbA gene encoding NAD(P)H:quinone oxidoreductase, with product MSNVKLAVIYYSSTGTNYKLASWAEEGAKEAGAEVKVLKVPELAPQSAIESNEAWKAHLEATQHVPEVTLDDLEWADAIIFSVPTRFGNVPAQMKQFLDTTGGLWFQGKLANKVVSAMASASNPHGGQEATILSLYTTMYHWGAIVAAPGYTDQVLFEAGGNPYGTSVTADQDGNLKENVEPAVKHQAKRTVMVADSIKKGMQ from the coding sequence ATGTCAAATGTAAAATTAGCCGTCATCTACTACAGTTCTACAGGTACAAATTACAAGCTTGCTTCATGGGCTGAAGAGGGAGCAAAGGAAGCGGGAGCGGAAGTAAAAGTGTTAAAAGTTCCTGAACTGGCTCCGCAGTCTGCGATTGAGTCCAATGAAGCATGGAAAGCGCATCTCGAAGCTACTCAGCATGTACCTGAAGTTACGCTTGACGATCTTGAATGGGCAGATGCCATCATCTTCAGCGTTCCGACCCGGTTTGGAAACGTACCTGCTCAAATGAAGCAGTTTCTTGATACAACTGGAGGACTATGGTTCCAGGGGAAGCTTGCTAATAAAGTAGTAAGTGCAATGGCATCGGCAAGTAATCCTCATGGCGGTCAGGAAGCAACCATTTTAAGCCTTTATACAACGATGTACCATTGGGGTGCAATTGTTGCTGCTCCGGGATACACAGACCAGGTTCTGTTCGAGGCTGGAGGAAATCCGTACGGCACTTCTGTTACAGCAGATCAGGACGGGAATTTAAAAGAGAATGTTGAACCGGCCGTTAAGCATCAGGCTAAGCGGACAGTTATGGTAGCTGATTCTATTAAAAAAGGAATGCAATAA
- a CDS encoding S41 family peptidase yields MSNNKLKFLFAILLTAVISAGITFAVVQKGTGVSGAERTGGDPFEKLYSTYDTLQGEFYQNTNEEKLVDGAIKGMLQSLGDPYSAYMDQEEAKGFNENISSSFEGIGAEVQESDGKIMIVSPIKGSPAEKAGLKPKDKILKVDDKSVEGMTVNEAVMLIRGEKGSKVQLVIERDGVGQLDFNLTRDTIPLETVYTEVEDGIGKVQITKFSETTGKELADALNELNDQNVKGLVLDLRQNPGGLLDQAIAMSDIFVPKGKTIMQIENKDGTKEVQKSQNDSAVNVPVVVVVDNGTASAAEIMAGALNQSAGIPIVGEKTFGKGTIQTAKSFEDGSSIKYTIAKWLTPDGSWIHEKGIEPQHKAALPAYANLPYLNPEKELKQGDSSAEVKAAQQMLQALGYEDIKTEGFFEETTKKAVTRFQTENNLSQTGTIKGETTIKMLELLQAKLKENDTQMSKALEVLNEQMK; encoded by the coding sequence TTGTCCAATAACAAACTGAAATTTTTGTTCGCAATCCTGCTGACGGCTGTCATCAGTGCCGGAATTACGTTTGCCGTAGTTCAAAAAGGCACAGGAGTAAGCGGGGCTGAGAGAACCGGCGGTGATCCGTTTGAAAAGCTCTATTCTACATACGACACGCTTCAGGGCGAATTTTATCAGAATACTAATGAAGAAAAGCTTGTAGACGGAGCCATTAAAGGAATGCTTCAGTCACTTGGAGATCCATACTCAGCCTATATGGATCAGGAAGAAGCAAAAGGCTTCAATGAAAACATTTCATCCTCTTTTGAAGGAATCGGGGCAGAGGTTCAGGAATCTGACGGCAAAATCATGATTGTTTCCCCAATTAAAGGTTCCCCTGCTGAAAAGGCGGGACTTAAGCCAAAAGATAAAATTCTTAAAGTGGATGATAAAAGTGTGGAAGGAATGACAGTCAATGAAGCTGTCATGCTGATCCGCGGCGAAAAAGGGTCAAAGGTTCAGCTTGTCATTGAACGCGACGGAGTCGGACAGCTTGATTTTAATTTGACGAGAGATACCATTCCGCTCGAAACGGTTTACACGGAAGTAGAAGATGGTATCGGAAAAGTTCAGATTACCAAGTTTTCTGAAACAACCGGAAAAGAGCTCGCAGATGCATTAAACGAATTGAATGACCAGAACGTTAAGGGTCTTGTTCTCGATTTGCGTCAGAATCCTGGCGGACTGCTTGATCAAGCCATTGCCATGAGCGATATTTTCGTTCCAAAAGGCAAAACGATTATGCAGATTGAAAATAAGGATGGAACAAAAGAAGTTCAAAAATCACAAAACGATTCAGCCGTTAACGTACCTGTTGTCGTAGTCGTCGATAATGGAACAGCAAGTGCAGCTGAAATTATGGCAGGAGCCCTTAATCAGTCTGCAGGCATCCCGATTGTCGGTGAAAAAACCTTCGGCAAAGGAACGATTCAGACTGCCAAAAGCTTTGAAGACGGATCTTCTATTAAATACACGATCGCAAAATGGCTGACGCCGGATGGGTCCTGGATTCATGAAAAAGGGATAGAGCCCCAGCACAAAGCAGCACTTCCGGCTTACGCCAATCTCCCGTATCTAAATCCTGAAAAAGAACTGAAACAGGGAGACTCATCAGCAGAAGTAAAAGCAGCACAGCAGATGCTGCAGGCACTGGGCTATGAGGACATTAAAACAGAAGGATTCTTTGAGGAAACAACCAAAAAAGCAGTTACCAGGTTCCAGACTGAAAACAACCTCAGCCAAACAGGAACAATAAAAGGAGAAACCACCATTAAAATGCTGGAACTCCTGCAGGCAAAACTGAAGGAAAACGACACGCAGATGTCTAAAGCGCTCGAAGTGCTGAATGAACAAATGAAGTAA